TTAACTCATCCCTACGTTTATTCCACTCCTCAATCTGATATATGCATCTCCTTGGATATTCATCAAGAGGTATGTTGAACTTATCTATAAGTTCAGGATATGAGGATTTTATAAAATACGGATTATACTCCGCATTGTGTTCACTTGATTCAGTACAGTAGTACCCTAATTTTTCAATATACTCATATCTTACCATGTCATAATGCTTCTCGTTTTGATTCTTTTCTTTTGCACGTCTTTTAATCTCAGGGTAAAGATCATTGCCGTTCTTATCACATATTTTCAGTAACCATCCCATATGGTTTATACCAGCTATCAGTTCCTTTCTTCCTTCCAGCCGGTCTTCCATACCCAAGGATTTCAACAAATCCTGAGAACAAATCTGTACACTATGGCATAATCCCACTGTTTTTACACCCGTATACCTCTGCATATACCCGGACAACATGGCCATTGGATTTGTATAATTCAAAAACCAAGCGTTGGGACAAACTTCTTCGATATCCCTTGCAAAGTCCTCCATAACCGGAATTGTCCTAAGTGTACGCATTATTCCGCCGATTCCCAGTGTATCTGCAATTGTTTGCCTTAATCCATACTTTTTGGGAATTTCAAAATCAATAATCGTACATGGATCATATCCGCCAACTTGTATAGCATTGATAACGAAGTCTGCATCCCGAAGGGCCTCCTTTCTGTTTTCAACTCCTAAATAGGTTTTTATTTTAGCCCTTCCCTTGTTTACATTTCTATTTATTGCCTCCAGCATAATTTGAGACTCCTTGAGTCTATCGCCTGCAATGTCATACAGTCGTATTTCACCGTCTGCCAGAGCTTCCGTACACATACTGTCACCCAGTACATTTTTTGCAAATACAGTACTACCGGCTCCCATAAATGTTATTTTGACCATCGTTGATACCCTCCATACCATTTAAACTCTATCTATAGAATACCAGAAATACATAATCCGAAAATTGAATAATGTAACTTATATTTGTTATAATGTAACCATTAGGTTTAGTTTAATATATAAAAAAGAGCAGTATTTGAAAGGATGATTTTATTTGGAAAATAATTTATATAATCTTGCAGTAAAAAGAAGAAGCATACGTAAATTTAAAGAAACACCTGTTTCCCATAAAGATATTGAATATTTTATTTCTTGTGCGGTAAACGCACCAAGCGGATGTAACAGCCAGTGCTGGCACTTTGTTGCCGTGGAAGACAAAGCTTTGATTGAGAGGCTTGCAGAGGAAACTGCAAGAAGTGCCAGAGAATTCTATGGGACAGGTTTCACGGAAGCAAATGAAGAATTCCTGATTTCCAGAGAAAAGGCAACGAGTTTTTTCAAAAATGCTCCTCTGGTTATATTCGTATTTCTTGACAGGATGGATTACTATGACGAAAGAGTTTCCAAGGCTTTCTCTGAAAAAGGTTTCTCAAAAAGGGAAATGCTCGACGCCCTTGCTTACCCTGATATTCTGTCAATTGGCGCCGCTGTCCAAAATATGCTTCTTGCCATAACTGAAAAAGGCTATGGAGCCTGTTGGATGAACGACCCCGTAATTGGAGAACCCCAAATTAAAAACCTTTTACACGTAAGAGATGATTTAAGACTTATAAGCGTTGTTCCCATAGGAATTCCCAATTATGCTCCTCGAGGGAAAAACCTAAGAAATATGAATGAAGTTATTGAATACAGGTGAATATACCAAGGGGTCTTTTTTAATGTACAATATTCCTCTACTGAATAAATGCTTTAATGATATCAACCCGTTGATATGCGGGTGGGAGTCATGTGATAAGGGACATTTTTTTGGACCTGCTTCACGTGAATATTATCTGATTCACTATATTGTTTCAGGAAGTGGTGTTTTTGAGAGAGCCGGGAAACGCTATCCTTTATCTAAGGACTGTCTGTTTCTGATACGGCCTTACGAATTGACCTTTTATAAGGCTGATAATGAAAATCCGTGGGAATATATATGGATTGGGTTTAATGGAAGTTTAGCTCCCGATTTACTGAAAAACAGTGGATTTTCAGATGGTACTTGTACAATGCATATACCGTCTCTCAGAAACACCTTTCTCAGTATGAAGGATGCTGAAAACATGCAGCACTCTTCAGAATTGTACTTATGTGGCAAAATCTTTGAGTTGTTTTCATACGTGTCAGAAGAATTCAGTCAAACACCGAAAGGGTCTGCAACGAGTGTTTACTGTAAACGTGCCAAGGATTATATAATGGCCAATTATGCAAGCCAAATATCTGTAGAAAGTATAGCAAATATGCTTGGTATTGACAGAAGATATCTGTGTAGGATTTTCCATAAGCACATTGGGAATACACCCCAGAACTTTATTGTCAATTACAGGCTTGAAAAGGCTGCACTTCTTCTTTCCAAACATGGCTATACAGTAGCAGAGGCAGGAAGAAGTACCGGCTATGACGACATCTACAATTTCTCAAAAATGTTCAAGAAAAAATATGGGATGCCTCCGTCACTTTACAAGAGTAACTTATAACCAATTTTACCGACTTTTTTAATATGATTTTCTTGGTGACATGCCAAAATTATAGGTCTATAATAATAGTTTAAATACTATTATACGGGGTCATATTCATGAAAAAGTTTAAACTAAACAAAGAGATTGACAAAGAAATTATCGGTCTTGCCTGGCCTTCCATAACTGAGCAGATTCTTGAAATGCTAGTAGGTATCATTTCTACGGTATTCATGAGCTGGATTGGTACAGCAGCCTTGGCAGGGGTCGGTATGGTCAACATGCTCATCAACTTCCTGCAGACTGTCTTTTCAGGACTATCAATAGGAACCACAGTGGTTATAGCAAGGGTAACCGGAGAAGGAAATCATATAGAGGCCAAAAGAACTTTGATTCAGTCCGGATACATGGCTCTTGTTGTGGGAATATTTCTAATGGTAACAGGAAAAATATTCTCTAGTCCCATTCTTAATTTATTTTTGGGTAGAGCAGAAGTACAGGTTTTCAACCATGGTCTGACTTATTTTAATATTATTTTGTTCAGTCTTCCTTTTTTTGTTCTTGACATAATTGTATCAGGAGCAATGAGAGGTGCCGGAGATACAAAGACTCCTATGTATATTACAGGAGGAGTAAATATAGTAAATATTATCCTTAACACTATTTTAATTTTCGGTGTACCTTTTCTGAATATACCGGGCATGGGTGTGGCAGGTTCTGCCATTGCCGTAACTGCTTCAAGAATAATCGGTGTAACCGCAAGAGTTCTTGTTCTGTATAATAGAAAAGGACTTAAACTTAATCTCAGTCTTAAAGATAATTACCGTTTGAAACCGCAGCTAATGAAAAGAATTATAAATATTGGTGTGCCGGGGTTTATTGAGCAGGCAGTTATGCAGGGAGGGTTTCTCATTCTTCAGCTTATTATTGTGACCATGGGTACGGTTGCAATGGCTGCTTACCAGATTGGAATCAATATTAATGCGATTGCGTTTTTCCCGATATTCGGTTTTGCCATAGCAAATACAACTCTTGTGGGACAAAGCCTTGGTGAAAAGAATTATGACAAGGCAAATAATTATTCTTATGAGGGCTTAAAAATAACCATGATTTTTGGGTTTGTTCTTGGTATTTTTATGTTTGCATTTGCTCCTTTATTGGCCAGAATATATTCCGATGATCCCGAAGTAATAAAGGAATCTGTTATGATTGTAAGGACTTTTGGTGTCCTTGAACCCCTGCTTGCTGTTCTCAACATTTGTTCTGCAACCCTGAAAGCCGCCGGTGATATTAAGTATGTTATGATTACGTCTTTGGTAGGTTTATGGGCCCTGAGAGTATTGCCTTCATATGCTCTTGACAGTGTTCTTGGTATGGGGCTCATTGCTGTAATGATTGGTATCTTTTTGGATTTCTGTGCACGCTCCGTTATGTACCTTTTGCGAATGAATAAAGGCGATTGGAAGTATCTAAAAGTATAACTTCTCAAAAAAACCCCCTACGCATGGATTACTTCATGCGTAGGGACTTTAGAAGGAAATATATCTATTTTTTAGTTAGTTTCAAGGTATTATTTTTACACGTTATAATCTTATATTTAACGTGTATTGGGGCAGACTTACTGCCTTTTATTTAGTCCTTTATAAACTATCGGGATTATTATAATTTTATAGCCATGTTGAATATAAGGAATGTATACGAAGGGTAATTTCAAAACTTTCTGAATAGGGTGTACGAAGAATTTAAAAGAAAATATAGAAATTTAGTAATCTATGTAACAAAATATATATTATACCATTTAATGTAATTATGCAAGACTTTTTTTCTGTCTTTTATAATACACTTTTAGTAATTGTAATTAATTACCATTTACCTAGCTTATATAAAGTTAAAGAACCCCTTGAACAATAACGTCCAAGGGGTTTTTTACTTTAAAGTTTAAGCTTATTTTGCTTCGAGTATATATTGGTTTAACAAAGCTTCCAGCATTTCCTGACGTCCGGACTTGTTCTGGATCTTTGCATTAAGTGCGTGTTGTTCTAATTCCTTAAAGCCAACTTTTCCTTCAACAATATCTTTACCGATACCAGTTGTGTAGCTTGAATATCTGTCAGCAACAAATGCATCAAACTTACCGTCTACCATGATCTTGTTAGCTATGATAAGACCCTTTGCAAAAGTATCCATACCTGCAATATGTCCATAGAACAAGTCAGCTGGTTCAAATGATCCTCTTCTAACTTTTGAGTCGAAGTTCAGACCACCCTTTGTCAATCCGCCAGCCTTTAATACTTCCAACATTGCTAGAGTTGAATCATACAGGTTTGTTGGGAATTGGTCTGTATCCCATCCGAGCATTACGTCACCCTGGTTTGCATCGATACTTCCAAGCATATTGTTGATTCTGCACATAGCAAGTTCATGTTGGAATGTGTGTCCTGCCAATGTAGCATGGTTAGCTTCAATATTCATCTTGAAGTATGGGTCCAATCCGTATGTCTTTAAGAAGCCGATAACTGTAGCTGTATCAAAGTCATATTGGTGCTTAGTTGGTTCCTTTGGCTTTGGTTCGATTAGGAACTGTCCGTCAAAACCAATTTCCTTAGCATAGTCAACAGCCATCTTTAAGAATCTTGCTAAATTGTCAAGTTCCAGCTTCATGTCTGTATTCAATAGAGTTTCATAACCTTCTCTACCACCCCAAAATACATAGTTTTCTCCGCCTAATTCCTTTGTGATTTCCATTGCCTTCTTAACCTGAGCTGCTGCATACGCAAATATGTCAGCGTTTGGTGAAGTTGATGCACCATGCATAAATCTTGGGTTTCCGAAAGCATTTGTAGTTCCCCATAATAGTTTTACAGGGCTTGATTTCATTCTATCTTTAATTACTGAAACAATTACATCAAGATTTTTATTTGTTTCAGCAAGTGTGTCACCTTCTGGAGCAATATCTCTGTCATGGAAAGCGAAGAAAGGAGCTCCAAGCTTTTCAATGAATTCAAAGTTTGCTTCAACCTTATATTTTGCAATTTCCAGAGGATCGGACATTGTGTTCCAAGGTCTTACATATGATCCTGCACCGAACATATCAGCACCTGGTGCTGCAAAAGTATGCCAATACGCTACTGCAAATCTCAGATGTTCTTCCATTGTTTTTCCGCCGATAACTGCCTTAGGGTTGTAGTACTTAAAAGCTAATGGATTATCTGACCCACTTCCTTCAAATTTGATGTTTGAAATACCGCTAAATACTTCTGACATATTAAAATCCCTCCGTTTTTTGTTTTTTTGATTCCTAACAATTCATATATATTAAGCCTATAGCCTGTAGCCAAATAGCTTTTTTAATGGTATTATCGCCGCACCCAAAGCCGATGAATCTTCTCCGATTTTTGATGCAACTACTTCTACTCTGGAGGCAGGATACTTGAGTGCCTTTGCTGATGCAATACTTTTTAAGTGATCCATTATATCTTCAGAAAATTTGACCAATTCTTTGCCAAGAACTATTTTAGAAGGATTTACAGTATTTATAAGGTTTGCTATTGCTAGTCCCAAATACCCTGCTGACTCTACCAGAATAATTCTGGCTGACTCGTTTCCTTCACCTGCCAGTCTGAAAATATCATCGACAGTTATCGCTTCAATGTTCTCAAAGTCCGTGATTAAACCTTGCCTCACCAACTTTTGTGCCTTCTCTACCATAGTTTTTGCCGAGACCAACGCTTCAAGACATCCATAGTTTCCGCAGGCACATCTTGGCCCATTCTGGTCAACGGTTATATGACCTATTTCCCCTGCACTTCCACAACATCCTCTGTACAGATTTCCGGCTGCAAATATACTGGAGCCAATACCTGACTTCATATTTATACATACAAAATCACTTTCATCCATACAGCATCCTATCCAGTTTTCACATAATGCAGAACACATCGCTTCATTATCAACATATATAGGAAAGTCTCCAATTCCATCCATCATGTGTTCCAAATCTACCTGTTCCCAACCAAGATTCGGAGCGAATATTATCTCATGTGTAAGGTTGTCAACCATTCCCGGAACGGATACTCCCACTCCGAGTAATCTTTCGTGTCCAATGTTGTGGTTTTTTATAATTTCAGCTATCTTTTCTTCCATAAGCCGTATTGACTCTGAAGCGGCCCGGGCAAAATCACAAGATATCTTAT
This region of Clostridium sp. BNL1100 genomic DNA includes:
- a CDS encoding nitroreductase family protein, coding for MENNLYNLAVKRRSIRKFKETPVSHKDIEYFISCAVNAPSGCNSQCWHFVAVEDKALIERLAEETARSAREFYGTGFTEANEEFLISREKATSFFKNAPLVIFVFLDRMDYYDERVSKAFSEKGFSKREMLDALAYPDILSIGAAVQNMLLAITEKGYGACWMNDPVIGEPQIKNLLHVRDDLRLISVVPIGIPNYAPRGKNLRNMNEVIEYR
- a CDS encoding ROK family transcriptional regulator, encoding MRLGKAGNNKLLKEINETSLLELIRINKQVSKAELAQITGLSPTACGTIVTNLLDKGYIREAGIGTSKGGRRPILYELTPGSYFSIGVDIDIDYIRFILMDITGQVEFRDKISCDFARAASESIRLMEEKIAEIIKNHNIGHERLLGVGVSVPGMVDNLTHEIIFAPNLGWEQVDLEHMMDGIGDFPIYVDNEAMCSALCENWIGCCMDESDFVCINMKSGIGSSIFAAGNLYRGCCGSAGEIGHITVDQNGPRCACGNYGCLEALVSAKTMVEKAQKLVRQGLITDFENIEAITVDDIFRLAGEGNESARIILVESAGYLGLAIANLINTVNPSKIVLGKELVKFSEDIMDHLKSIASAKALKYPASRVEVVASKIGEDSSALGAAIIPLKKLFGYRL
- a CDS encoding MATE family efflux transporter, yielding MKKFKLNKEIDKEIIGLAWPSITEQILEMLVGIISTVFMSWIGTAALAGVGMVNMLINFLQTVFSGLSIGTTVVIARVTGEGNHIEAKRTLIQSGYMALVVGIFLMVTGKIFSSPILNLFLGRAEVQVFNHGLTYFNIILFSLPFFVLDIIVSGAMRGAGDTKTPMYITGGVNIVNIILNTILIFGVPFLNIPGMGVAGSAIAVTASRIIGVTARVLVLYNRKGLKLNLSLKDNYRLKPQLMKRIINIGVPGFIEQAVMQGGFLILQLIIVTMGTVAMAAYQIGININAIAFFPIFGFAIANTTLVGQSLGEKNYDKANNYSYEGLKITMIFGFVLGIFMFAFAPLLARIYSDDPEVIKESVMIVRTFGVLEPLLAVLNICSATLKAAGDIKYVMITSLVGLWALRVLPSYALDSVLGMGLIAVMIGIFLDFCARSVMYLLRMNKGDWKYLKV
- a CDS encoding alpha-glucosidase/alpha-galactosidase → MVKITFMGAGSTVFAKNVLGDSMCTEALADGEIRLYDIAGDRLKESQIMLEAINRNVNKGRAKIKTYLGVENRKEALRDADFVINAIQVGGYDPCTIIDFEIPKKYGLRQTIADTLGIGGIMRTLRTIPVMEDFARDIEEVCPNAWFLNYTNPMAMLSGYMQRYTGVKTVGLCHSVQICSQDLLKSLGMEDRLEGRKELIAGINHMGWLLKICDKNGNDLYPEIKRRAKEKNQNEKHYDMVRYEYIEKLGYYCTESSEHNAEYNPYFIKSSYPELIDKFNIPLDEYPRRCIYQIEEWNKRRDELMSNQALNHTRSSEYASYIMEAIVTNKPFKIGGNVINKGGLIENLPHEACVEVPCMVDGMGVNPCRVGRLPVQLAAMNMTNINVQLITIEAAVTKKKEHIYHAAMLDPHTGAEMTLDNIVKMVDELIEAHGSWLPKFK
- the xylA gene encoding xylose isomerase, with amino-acid sequence MSEVFSGISNIKFEGSGSDNPLAFKYYNPKAVIGGKTMEEHLRFAVAYWHTFAAPGADMFGAGSYVRPWNTMSDPLEIAKYKVEANFEFIEKLGAPFFAFHDRDIAPEGDTLAETNKNLDVIVSVIKDRMKSSPVKLLWGTTNAFGNPRFMHGASTSPNADIFAYAAAQVKKAMEITKELGGENYVFWGGREGYETLLNTDMKLELDNLARFLKMAVDYAKEIGFDGQFLIEPKPKEPTKHQYDFDTATVIGFLKTYGLDPYFKMNIEANHATLAGHTFQHELAMCRINNMLGSIDANQGDVMLGWDTDQFPTNLYDSTLAMLEVLKAGGLTKGGLNFDSKVRRGSFEPADLFYGHIAGMDTFAKGLIIANKIMVDGKFDAFVADRYSSYTTGIGKDIVEGKVGFKELEQHALNAKIQNKSGRQEMLEALLNQYILEAK
- a CDS encoding AraC family transcriptional regulator — protein: MYNIPLLNKCFNDINPLICGWESCDKGHFFGPASREYYLIHYIVSGSGVFERAGKRYPLSKDCLFLIRPYELTFYKADNENPWEYIWIGFNGSLAPDLLKNSGFSDGTCTMHIPSLRNTFLSMKDAENMQHSSELYLCGKIFELFSYVSEEFSQTPKGSATSVYCKRAKDYIMANYASQISVESIANMLGIDRRYLCRIFHKHIGNTPQNFIVNYRLEKAALLLSKHGYTVAEAGRSTGYDDIYNFSKMFKKKYGMPPSLYKSNL